TATTTAAGATTTTTCCCGATTGCACGGTTTTATGTGAAgtacaaataacaaaatgcTCGAATGATCACGatgaatctatatatattagagtTTTGGGTGCACCGAAATCGTGAGGTAAAGATTGTGAATTAATAAAACGAATTTAAAGTATATTTGaagattgtaattatatttgatttgatacaaagattgtatataaaaattttgttcataaataaaatatatcatgaaaattttatattcaaagcatatatatatatatatagtaagtaaaataaacaaaaatgtaataaagATTGGGACACCTTTATCTGTGTATGATTTGTGAATAGTAATAGAAAGATTGGGACACATTTTCTGTATCATTTGTCAATATCAATTCCCTCTGCCACCTTCTGGTCGGCAAACCAAGGCTAAGGTGTTCTGTTCCTCTCTCTATTTATCTCactgtgtgttgtgtgtttcTGCCTCTTGTCTCTGTCTGTCGCCATTCTCAtgaaactctctctctctctctctctctctctccataaATTCCCTCTCAACTCCTCTGTTCTTTCTCACCCACAAGTCAGTTAAACAGTTTTATGTTGTGTAAAAGGCCAACACAACCAACCATCACTCATTCTGTACCTTTTGCCATTTCTTCAAGTAAAAGCTCACACATTTCTGTTTTATCTTCGGGGCTTTGTTGTTTCTGTTGATTTGGACAaattcaaaggggtgttcagGCTTTAAGAAGAGAAGATATGAGATAAGAGCAAACGGGAagtttcttgctttttttctttgagatTGCAGCgaagaaaagaggaaaagaaaggtGAGATTTTTTCTGTATTTCTCTGTTTGCTTGTTGATAAAGTTTCTTAttggtttgatttttggtCTGGGCTTTTCATTAAACGAAATCTGTATTGCAAATTTTCAGTTCTTTGCTGAGATTCTTGTTTGTGTTTCTCTACAGAAATTTGGAGCAGAGCCCAGAAAGgattttgttgataattttcaagaatgatTAATGTTATGCATTCAATGAACAAGCCCTTGGACCCTCAGCTATGGCATGCCTGTGCTGGTGGGATGGCCCAAATTCCACCAGAAAATTCCAAGGTCTATTATTTCCCTCAAGGTCATGCTGAACATGCCAATAAGAATGTTGATTTTGGTGTATTTCCAAGAATTCCATCTCTCATACTCTGTAGAGTATCCTCCATTAAGTATTTGGCTGATGCTGAGAGTGATGAGGTTTATGCAAGAATTAGATTAGTCCCACTGTCAGGGAATGGATTCGGAGATgttaatgatgatgatgatggtatTGGATTCTTGGGATTTGATAAGAATGAGGAGAAGGAGAAAACCAATTCATTTGCAAAGACCTTGACACAGTCTGATGCTAACAATGGTGGGGGTTTCTCTGTCCCAAGATACTGTGCTGAGACCATATTTCCTAGGTTGGATTACTCGGCTGAGCCCCCGGTCCAGACCATCTTGGCTAAGGATGTTCATGGGGAGGTTTGGAAGTTCAGACACATCTATAGAGGGACGCCCCGGCGCCATCTTTTGACGACCGGGTGGAGTAACTTTGTGAACCAGAAGAAGCTTGTGGCGGGGGATTCGATCGTGTTCTTGAGGGCGGAAAATGGAGATCTCTGTGTCGGTATACGGAGGGCGAAGAGGGGGATCGGTGGTGGACCTGAGGTGGTTTCATGTGGATGGAATGCGAATTGTGGCTCGCCGTTGTATCGTGGTTTCTCCGAATTTCTTGGCGAAAATGGGAGTCTTTGCATTGGAAATGGTAAGAAAGGGGACGGAGCTTGTAAGTTGGGATTGAATTTGAGGGCTGAATCTGTTGTGGAAGCAGCAAATCTTGCTGCCAAAGGGCAGCCGTTCGAGGTCGTCTATTATCCTCGTGCAAGCACACCGGAGTTTGTTGTTCGGGAGTCCTCTGTTAGGGATGCAATGAGAGTCCATTGGTGTGCAGGGATGAGGTTTAAGATGGCTTTCGAGACGGAAGATTCGTCCCGGATAAGCTGGTTCATGGGAACTATATCTTCGGTTCAGGTGGATGACCCCATTCATTGGCCTAATTCACCTTGGAGACTTCTTCAGGTTAACATACATGCTAATTTCATGGTCCTGATTCATTATAGCGTTTGATTCTGAATCACATCTTCTTACATTGTTTTGGGATAACTTTTCTACAGGTGGTTTGGGACGAACCCGATTTACTACAAAACGTGAAGCGAGTGAACCCTTGGTTGGTTGAATTGGTATCGAGTATCCCAGCCAGCCATCTTTCTCCCTTTTCTCCACCAAGAAAACGGCCACGGATTCCTCAACCATCAGAGTTTCCCCTCGGCCAGCTTCCGTTGCCGACACTCCTTAGCAACCCCATCAGCCCCTTCTGTTGTTTACCCGACAACATTGCCACAGGCTTACAGGGAACCAGGCATGCTCAAATTGAACTATCTCAATCAGATCTCCAGTTCAAGAAGCTTCAGCCATTTGATTTCAAGCTTCTTGATTATGCTAACAACCGTTTCCAAAACCCCAACTCAGATGCCTTATCATGCTCGCTGAAAAACGGGAGCCCTACTCGGAAGCTAAACAAGAACGGTGATGCCAAGATGGCCAATTTCCGTTTGTTTGGTCAGCCAATTCTCACCGCAGAGCAAGTCTCCCGAAGCTACTCTGTGGACACAGAAGGCAACAGTTTGTCTGATGGGAATCATGAGACGATGGCTAATGTATCCAATGGCTCGGGATCAGCtgtcattcaaaattttccaccTGAAGCCTCATCAGACGGAGAGTTTCCAAGGTTCAGTGATCAAAAACTTGATCTTGGCTTGGGGACAGGACATTGTAAGGTATTTGTGGAGTCTGAGGATGTTGGCCGGATCCTTGACCTGTCGGTTCTTGGCTCTTATGAAGAGATGTACCGAAGACTGGGAGCCATGTTTGGCATGGAAAGATCGGAGATGACGAGCAACGTGTTGTATACCGATGCAGAAGGCGCCACCAAACACACCGGAGACGAACCGTTCAGGTAGCGATCCATATTTCATTGTCCTCGTACACTTGCAAGAACTTAGAAATACTAGTACCAGGTTAACCATGCTGATCATGTTTCAATTTCGTTCCTGTTGCAGTGATTTCGTGAAGAAAGCTAGAAGGCTGACGATTCTTACAGATTCAGGCAGCGTTAATCTTGGGAACTAGATGAAATTTGATCCTTTTCATTTGTACAGTTGAATCAACTGTAGGCTTAATTTGCATTTGGAAACTTGTGGGAAAAGTCCCTTCAAACAATTTTTCGATTTCTGCTGAGAATTTAAGGGCAATGATTCATATGTTTCTCATATATTCTTGgaaagattaaataaaaatgttactATGTTCAAACTTGCAATTATCAGACAttgctttcattttgaaaatttttatccaaacgATGTCTAATTACAGTCGTACtattacacttatcatatgaTCAATGTCTCTTCTTGAACTACAGTGTAATGCATTCGTTCAGATCATGTTCAGTTACATCTAGGTTAGTTACTAAAGAAGGGGATTTGTAAGTATTATGATCAATTTAAACCAAGTACTCCCGACCCAATCAAAAGACATCGCGAGTTCACTATGTGTTTACTGTAAAGTTTAGCAAAAGTGACTAATCACACTATAAGTGTTGATAAAGAAAACTGGTCATATTCTTGCTTTACATCTAGTGCCACCATTAGCAATGGAACATAAGGCAAGACTCCAGTTCAAACTAGATTCAGTCAACACTCCTGCTAGTTACGTGATGAGCGCAATATAGCGGCCATATagcaattttataaaagtgatcaatcacataacaagtgcAATTGATGGTCTTACCATCAACAATGAGACATGGGACAAAACTCTAGCTCAGGctaaattcaatcaaatacATGCTATTACGCGACAACTTATTACCTCACAGTTTAAAGAGAGTGATCAACTCACATGATCAGTATAataatacttataatataatttcaatcaaTATAATCAGAACTAATTCAAGTAAGAGATTATCGAAAATGCACTTTCTAAAAATGTTTTACAAAAGAGAGTCAATGTAGACAAGTGTTTTCAATAAGTAGGACTTTCCATCCCAAACCAAGTTCCGACAGTCAACATAAGAGAATTGCTAATAAAGATTAGTTTAATCTTAGACAGACAACTGTATATTGATTACTTGGTACACACCTCATTGAGTGTGAGATcagaatatgtatatattatgttgtaataattagacaaGAGGGTCCAAAGCAAATGGCACATGTGATGGTGAACACCCAAATTAAGTGAAGCTAATTAATGCATGaacataattaaaca
This region of Sesamum indicum cultivar Zhongzhi No. 13 linkage group LG4, S_indicum_v1.0, whole genome shotgun sequence genomic DNA includes:
- the LOC105161096 gene encoding auxin response factor 18-like, with the translated sequence MINVMHSMNKPLDPQLWHACAGGMAQIPPENSKVYYFPQGHAEHANKNVDFGVFPRIPSLILCRVSSIKYLADAESDEVYARIRLVPLSGNGFGDVNDDDDGIGFLGFDKNEEKEKTNSFAKTLTQSDANNGGGFSVPRYCAETIFPRLDYSAEPPVQTILAKDVHGEVWKFRHIYRGTPRRHLLTTGWSNFVNQKKLVAGDSIVFLRAENGDLCVGIRRAKRGIGGGPEVVSCGWNANCGSPLYRGFSEFLGENGSLCIGNGKKGDGACKLGLNLRAESVVEAANLAAKGQPFEVVYYPRASTPEFVVRESSVRDAMRVHWCAGMRFKMAFETEDSSRISWFMGTISSVQVDDPIHWPNSPWRLLQVVWDEPDLLQNVKRVNPWLVELVSSIPASHLSPFSPPRKRPRIPQPSEFPLGQLPLPTLLSNPISPFCCLPDNIATGLQGTRHAQIELSQSDLQFKKLQPFDFKLLDYANNRFQNPNSDALSCSLKNGSPTRKLNKNGDAKMANFRLFGQPILTAEQVSRSYSVDTEGNSLSDGNHETMANVSNGSGSAVIQNFPPEASSDGEFPRFSDQKLDLGLGTGHCKVFVESEDVGRILDLSVLGSYEEMYRRLGAMFGMERSEMTSNVLYTDAEGATKHTGDEPFSDFVKKARRLTILTDSGSVNLGN